From the genome of Candidatus Nitrosocosmicus oleophilus, one region includes:
- a CDS encoding response regulator, with the protein MSTRPSVMVVDDEEELANLYRIFLERSGFNSVSFTDPLSAFEHYRQNYDKYSLVITDWKMPNLDGIQLAKKIREYNDTVNILLITAFCTDESFKDEVYREAFISDVIEKPFKFKELGPRITELCISKVQ; encoded by the coding sequence ATGTCCACACGACCATCTGTGATGGTAGTGGACGATGAGGAGGAACTAGCAAATCTTTATAGAATATTTCTTGAGAGGTCTGGTTTTAATTCTGTTTCTTTCACCGATCCCCTGTCAGCCTTTGAACATTACCGCCAAAATTATGATAAATACTCTTTAGTAATTACGGATTGGAAAATGCCTAATCTTGATGGAATACAGCTTGCTAAAAAGATTAGGGAATACAATGATACTGTGAATATTCTTCTAATAACTGCATTTTGTACTGACGAGTCGTTTAAGGACGAGGTTTACCGAGAAGCCTTTATCTCGGATGTAATTGAAAAGCCATTTAAATTCAAAGAGCTAGGGCCGCGAATAACTGAACTATGTATCAGCAAGGTTCAGTAA
- a CDS encoding heavy metal translocating P-type ATPase — protein MLNKDTVIWIYHKGRLSLSLSKRYPIPIFAIIGLLFGVITHYGFNNAELGHLIWFIVLVIGGLPIIFETIKGLVNGRFVSDIVATLAIITAIVTNEAFPGVIIVIMQSGGKALEDYAFRKATNSLDELMARSPKIAHKKINDQNIEDIDVENIIIGDHLIIRPGDLVPVDGIIISGNAEIDESSITGEPLSKIRQSGEEVFSGTINIGNVFEIKAIRVSEESQYSKIVKLVKNAREEKPPIQRIADKYALLFTPITLAMCGLGWILTQNPQTILAVLVVATPCPLIFATPVAIISGINKASKQSIIVKSGAAIENIERAQVVVFDKTGTITYGVPIVEDVILSNNFGINNKGKKIGFTADDILFKSASLEQMSSHPSAQAITNAGRKKFHNLPLPVNFCEESGLGVKGFINGEHVMVGSPSFIQSQSNMTHTSNLPNLNDDLLKTISYWQNNGKMVILVNIDGTNLGLIMLSDKIREGVVTMIQSLKKSGIKKTIMLTGDSLINAKSIANQVVVDEFKYDLLPEDKVNEVKKLNEKYKSVIMVGDGINDAPALTTATVGIAMGAKGTAISAEAADVVLLVDDITRVSDIIRISKRTIHIVKQSILVGMGLSFLLMVFASFGLIPPSVGALLQEALDIGVILNALRAR, from the coding sequence GTGCTAAATAAGGATACTGTGATTTGGATTTATCACAAGGGTAGACTATCTCTATCACTTAGTAAAAGATATCCAATACCCATATTTGCAATTATCGGATTATTGTTTGGGGTAATCACTCATTATGGATTTAATAATGCAGAATTGGGACATTTGATTTGGTTCATCGTATTGGTAATAGGAGGATTACCAATAATATTTGAAACGATAAAAGGACTCGTGAATGGTCGTTTTGTTTCTGACATTGTTGCAACGCTTGCAATAATCACTGCCATAGTGACAAATGAAGCATTTCCTGGTGTAATTATTGTTATAATGCAATCTGGAGGAAAGGCTTTGGAAGATTATGCCTTTAGAAAGGCAACAAACTCCCTTGACGAATTAATGGCAAGATCGCCTAAGATAGCACACAAGAAAATCAATGATCAAAATATAGAAGACATTGATGTCGAGAATATTATAATCGGAGATCATTTAATAATACGACCTGGAGATCTTGTTCCCGTTGATGGCATTATTATTTCAGGTAATGCAGAAATCGATGAATCTTCTATTACTGGTGAGCCCTTGTCTAAAATTAGACAAAGTGGAGAAGAAGTATTTAGTGGAACTATTAACATAGGTAACGTCTTTGAAATAAAAGCAATACGCGTTAGCGAAGAAAGTCAATATTCAAAGATAGTAAAACTCGTAAAAAACGCACGAGAAGAGAAACCGCCCATACAAAGAATCGCAGACAAATATGCTTTATTGTTTACACCAATCACACTAGCTATGTGCGGTTTGGGGTGGATTTTAACTCAAAATCCTCAAACTATTCTAGCAGTACTTGTAGTAGCAACTCCATGTCCTCTCATATTTGCAACACCCGTTGCCATAATAAGTGGAATAAACAAGGCGTCAAAACAAAGTATAATAGTAAAGAGCGGTGCAGCCATTGAAAATATAGAACGGGCACAGGTAGTCGTATTTGACAAAACAGGTACTATAACGTATGGAGTTCCTATTGTAGAAGATGTTATATTGTCCAATAACTTTGGAATAAACAATAAGGGCAAAAAGATAGGATTTACTGCAGATGATATTTTATTTAAATCTGCTTCTTTAGAACAAATGTCTTCTCATCCATCTGCACAAGCCATAACCAACGCAGGAAGGAAAAAATTCCATAATTTACCGTTACCCGTAAACTTCTGTGAAGAATCTGGTCTAGGAGTTAAAGGTTTTATTAATGGAGAACATGTGATGGTTGGATCTCCATCTTTTATTCAATCCCAATCCAATATGACTCATACGAGTAATCTTCCAAATCTGAATGATGATCTCTTAAAAACTATTTCATATTGGCAAAACAATGGAAAGATGGTAATACTTGTAAATATCGATGGAACAAATTTGGGCTTAATAATGCTTAGTGATAAGATCAGGGAAGGGGTTGTCACTATGATCCAAAGTTTGAAAAAATCCGGCATAAAAAAAACCATTATGCTTACTGGAGACAGCTTGATTAATGCAAAATCCATAGCAAACCAAGTTGTTGTGGATGAATTCAAGTATGATCTACTACCAGAGGATAAAGTTAACGAAGTAAAAAAATTAAATGAAAAATATAAAAGTGTTATAATGGTGGGAGATGGAATTAATGATGCTCCTGCTTTAACAACTGCGACTGTGGGCATTGCAATGGGAGCCAAAGGTACGGCTATTTCTGCAGAAGCAGCAGATGTAGTTTTATTAGTCGACGATATAACCAGAGTATCGGATATAATACGAATTAGTAAACGGACAATACACATAGTAAAACAAAGTATTCTCGTTGGAATGGGATTAAGTTTTCTTTTAATGGTTTTTGCTAGTTTTGGATTAATTCCACCCTCAGTAGGCGCTTTGCTTCAGGAAGCATTAGATATTGGTGTAATATTGAATGCTCTAAGAGCCAGATAA
- a CDS encoding Lrp/AsnC family transcriptional regulator, with translation MSKIGSFIVIDETDLKLIELMISNPAIKNNRQMSTKLGISLSTVQRRLRNLIQKRVLVSKFHVDYEKIGYRTGLIHVFKMKGNSNETVKAISKLKGITSIENHIGDSHILVGVVYKLSSDLSDVLDGITQMESVQRITWSERIPNSPPNMDTLVPRL, from the coding sequence ATGTCGAAGATTGGATCATTTATTGTAATTGACGAAACCGATCTAAAACTTATCGAATTGATGATCTCAAACCCTGCTATCAAGAACAACAGGCAAATGTCAACAAAGTTGGGGATATCCCTTTCAACTGTTCAGAGACGTCTAAGAAATTTGATCCAAAAAAGAGTATTAGTATCCAAATTTCATGTTGATTATGAAAAGATTGGGTATAGAACCGGACTCATTCATGTATTTAAAATGAAAGGTAACTCAAACGAAACTGTTAAGGCAATATCTAAACTTAAAGGAATCACCTCAATTGAAAACCATATTGGTGATTCACATATTCTAGTCGGTGTAGTATATAAGCTGAGCAGCGATCTCTCTGATGTCTTAGATGGTATCACACAAATGGAGAGTGTCCAGCGAATAACATGGTCAGAGCGAATACCCAATTCTCCACCAAATATGGACACACTTGTTCCACGATTATAA